In a genomic window of Stakelama saccharophila:
- a CDS encoding sensor histidine kinase, with the protein MGRVIALPTSDERALTLRWSGRVSLTPRILAVNIFALALLAGGFFYLDSYRARLVDSRVAQAGREAQLIAQALVSVPDTSRIPLILRLAASTGSRVRVFDQQGREVTDSLQLGVRNFRLLPAHSDRWQVRSARLLDTIFDAVAGTKAAPPYREIAPERGLRWPDVRTARRSEGTPATVWRAPDGTPVITAAASLNGNGVVMTTVNARSITQTVRLERYRLGVVLLIVSLVSILLSLFLARTIVRPLRRLARAAVRVRLGRAREVVVPRLPSRRDEIGMLARALSDMSQALRARIDATEAFAADVTHELKNPLASLRSATDSLASVRDPDLQDQLLAVVRDDVHRLDRLIGDISDASRLDAQLSRAKFDPLDLVAMLDALVAQRLARGIEHQVRLRFDRPAESHLFVMGEGARLERVFENLIDNAISFSPSGALVVLSADREDGDIIVRVEDEGPGVPEEAREAIFRRFHSVRPESEAFGRHSGLGLAIARTIVEGHQGTIAVESREDRLSGARFVVRLPAASGGAERNRG; encoded by the coding sequence TCACGCCGCGTATCCTGGCCGTCAACATCTTTGCGCTGGCATTGCTGGCCGGTGGTTTCTTCTATCTCGATTCCTATCGCGCCCGGCTTGTCGACAGCCGGGTTGCCCAGGCGGGGCGGGAGGCGCAATTGATCGCGCAGGCACTGGTATCGGTTCCCGACACTTCCCGGATTCCATTGATCCTGCGTCTGGCGGCGAGCACCGGATCGCGTGTTCGCGTCTTCGATCAGCAGGGACGCGAAGTGACGGACAGCCTGCAATTGGGTGTCCGCAATTTTCGCCTGTTGCCGGCGCATAGCGATCGCTGGCAGGTGCGTTCCGCACGCCTGCTCGACACCATCTTCGACGCCGTCGCCGGAACCAAGGCCGCCCCGCCCTATCGCGAAATCGCCCCCGAACGCGGCCTGCGCTGGCCCGATGTCCGCACCGCCCGTCGCAGCGAAGGGACTCCGGCAACCGTCTGGCGGGCACCCGACGGAACGCCGGTGATCACCGCCGCCGCTTCGCTGAACGGCAACGGCGTCGTGATGACGACGGTGAACGCGCGCAGCATCACCCAAACCGTGCGGCTGGAGCGATACCGCCTGGGCGTCGTCCTGCTGATCGTGTCGCTGGTGTCTATCCTGCTGTCGCTGTTCCTCGCCAGGACGATCGTGCGACCGCTGCGCCGGCTGGCGCGCGCAGCGGTGCGGGTGCGCCTCGGCCGCGCCCGCGAGGTCGTGGTCCCGCGCCTGCCGTCGCGGCGCGACGAGATCGGCATGCTTGCCCGCGCCCTGTCCGACATGAGCCAGGCCCTGCGCGCCCGCATCGACGCGACCGAGGCGTTCGCCGCCGATGTCACACACGAACTGAAGAACCCGCTGGCGTCGCTACGGTCCGCTACGGACAGCCTGGCATCCGTGCGCGACCCGGACCTGCAGGATCAACTGCTGGCGGTAGTGCGCGACGATGTCCACCGGCTCGACCGCCTTATCGGCGACATATCCGATGCCTCCCGCCTCGACGCGCAGTTGAGCCGCGCCAAATTCGATCCGCTGGATCTGGTGGCGATGCTGGACGCGCTGGTGGCGCAGCGCCTCGCGCGCGGGATCGAACACCAGGTCCGGCTGCGTTTCGATCGCCCGGCCGAATCGCATCTGTTCGTGATGGGTGAAGGCGCGCGGCTGGAACGCGTCTTCGAGAACCTGATTGACAATGCCATCTCCTTCTCCCCGTCCGGTGCGCTCGTCGTCCTGTCCGCGGACCGGGAAGACGGCGACATCATCGTCCGGGTGGAGGATGAGGGGCCGGGGGTGCCGGAAGAAGCGCGCGAGGCGATCTTTCGCAGGTTCCACTCCGTCAGGCCGGAAAGTGAAGCCTTTGGCAGGCATTCCGGCCTGGGCTTGGCCATTGCCCGCACCATCGTGGAAGGGCATCAGGGGACGATCGCGGTCGAATCGCGGGAGGACCGGTTGAGCGGCGCCCGCTTCGTCGTCCGCCTGCCGGCCGCGAGCGGCGGTGCTGAACGGAACCGGGGATGA